From a single Aliidongia dinghuensis genomic region:
- a CDS encoding sensor histidine kinase has protein sequence MAVLPPANAPWRANLLTLHTRVLPPSASCGDAYALFAADPELPGLAIIDGDQIAGSIDRHSLLSTFARPVVRDVYERRPIALLMDRAPLIVDPDTSISELSERIGRDKPSALMSGFIIAENGRFIGMGSVLEILRLQVEESRQRGLELEAARAEAVRADAAKSQFLANMSHELRTPLNAVIGFADIIQSEMFGSGEGAWRRYKDYAADIATSGRFLLDVINDILDLTKASAGKTELREDRMSATALLISVERFFRERARAAGVALETRLPREDIELWADETKLKQVLLNLVSNAVKFTPSGGRVIVSAALKADSELELAVADSGIGIAETDLDRIFEPFTQVDNSLSRHHAGTGLGLPLARSFVELHGGTIGVRSWPNTGTTVTVLLPAGRVLPAEPIRKAV, from the coding sequence ATGGCCGTCCTGCCTCCCGCAAACGCCCCTTGGCGGGCCAATCTTCTGACGCTGCACACGCGCGTGCTGCCGCCGTCGGCGAGCTGTGGCGACGCTTATGCCCTGTTTGCGGCCGACCCCGAGCTGCCGGGCCTCGCGATCATCGACGGCGACCAGATCGCGGGCTCGATCGATCGCCACAGCCTGCTCTCGACCTTCGCCCGGCCGGTCGTACGCGACGTCTACGAGCGGCGCCCCATCGCGCTCCTGATGGATCGGGCACCGCTGATCGTCGATCCCGACACCAGCATCAGCGAGCTGTCGGAACGGATCGGCCGCGACAAGCCGTCGGCGCTCATGAGCGGCTTCATCATCGCCGAGAACGGCCGTTTCATCGGCATGGGCTCGGTACTCGAGATCCTGCGCCTGCAGGTCGAGGAAAGCCGGCAGCGCGGGCTCGAACTCGAGGCGGCGCGGGCCGAGGCGGTCCGGGCCGACGCGGCCAAGTCGCAGTTCCTCGCCAACATGAGCCATGAGCTCAGGACGCCGCTCAACGCGGTGATCGGCTTCGCCGACATCATTCAGAGCGAGATGTTCGGCTCCGGCGAGGGTGCCTGGCGCCGCTACAAGGATTACGCGGCGGACATCGCGACGAGCGGCCGCTTCCTGCTCGACGTCATCAACGACATCCTCGACCTCACCAAGGCGTCGGCCGGCAAGACGGAGCTGCGCGAGGACCGGATGTCGGCGACGGCCCTGCTGATCTCCGTCGAGCGCTTCTTCCGCGAGCGGGCGCGTGCGGCCGGCGTCGCACTCGAGACGCGCCTGCCCCGCGAGGATATCGAGCTTTGGGCCGACGAGACCAAGCTGAAGCAGGTGCTGCTGAACCTCGTCTCGAACGCGGTCAAGTTCACGCCGTCCGGCGGGCGGGTGATCGTCTCCGCGGCGCTCAAGGCCGATAGTGAGCTCGAGCTGGCCGTCGCGGACAGCGGCATCGGCATCGCCGAGACCGATCTCGACCGGATCTTCGAGCCCTTCACCCAGGTCGACAACTCGCTGTCCCGCCACCATGCCGGCACCGGCCTGGGCCTGCCGCTCGCCCGCAGCTTCGTCGAGCTGCACGGCGGCACGATCGGCGTCCGCAGCTGGCCCAACACTGGCACGACCGTAACCGTGCTGCTGCCGGCCGGCCGGGTCTTGCCGGCCGAGCCGATCCGCAAAGCCGTCTAA
- a CDS encoding COG4280 domain-containing protein, which translates to MMTLPLVWSHAGPPMLAAFLASLVEFVEALTIVLAVGTVRGWRPALSGAALGVAALVLLVAVLGPGLSAIPLHYLQLAVGVLLLLFGARWLRKAILRGAGRIALHDETLAFAKESAALEGAADFAALMTAFKAVLLEGLEVVFIVIAVGAAGGMLVPASIGAGIAGLVVLVLGVVVHRPLARVPENALKFTVGAMILSFGLFWTGEGLGLDWPGEDWSIPVMILAWLALGLLLVQIVKPRARAVVRP; encoded by the coding sequence ATGATGACCCTGCCGCTCGTCTGGAGCCACGCCGGGCCGCCCATGCTGGCGGCCTTTCTTGCGTCCCTCGTAGAATTCGTCGAGGCGCTCACCATCGTGCTCGCCGTCGGCACGGTCAGGGGCTGGCGCCCGGCGTTGAGCGGTGCTGCGCTCGGCGTCGCGGCCCTGGTGCTGCTGGTCGCGGTCCTGGGGCCGGGCCTGTCGGCGATTCCGCTCCACTATCTCCAACTCGCCGTCGGCGTGCTGCTGCTGCTGTTCGGCGCCCGCTGGCTGCGCAAGGCGATCCTGCGCGGCGCCGGGCGCATAGCACTCCACGATGAAACGCTTGCCTTCGCCAAGGAAAGCGCTGCCCTCGAAGGCGCCGCCGATTTCGCGGCACTCATGACGGCGTTCAAGGCCGTGCTGCTCGAGGGGCTCGAGGTCGTGTTCATCGTCATCGCCGTCGGTGCCGCCGGCGGGATGCTGGTACCGGCATCGATCGGCGCGGGAATTGCCGGCCTCGTCGTGCTCGTGCTGGGCGTGGTGGTACACAGACCGCTCGCCCGCGTGCCAGAGAACGCGCTCAAGTTCACCGTCGGCGCCATGATCCTGTCGTTCGGCCTGTTCTGGACCGGTGAGGGGCTGGGGCTCGACTGGCCGGGCGAGGATTGGTCGATCCCGGTCATGATCCTGGCCTGGCTCGCGCTCGGCCTGTTGCTGGTCCAGATCGTCAAGCCGCGTGCGCGCGCCGTGGTGCGGCCATGA
- a CDS encoding aspartyl protease family protein, whose translation MGILNKLLPALIGFALAAATASMAADNPAARADHLLAKAKQATGGAAWDRLKSLSEHGAIAANGVEGTYETLTDLRHVLSVQRYVLGPLSGAEGWDGKTSWSADSTSQVRIEESQAAIAGRIQQAYRAAYAFFWPSRWPATRVYVGDRQADGVTYDAIKVTPKDADPFEIWIDRASHRIAREVQIVGEQPHTQILSDYRAAAGVLLPFVNRDTMGEAQFDMVATTARLEAVGTVKAQRFGAPPPPAEPDPFPPGRDQVTIPFTLANNHIYLKATIDGQAPQTFIFDTGAPALLDDAHAAAFGIHPEGALPAGGFGEKAAAMGFAKVPSLDVGGFTLHDQVFATLDNSVLARVEGVDFAGLLGYEIPKRAVTVIDYAKGEMTLIRPAVFRPPPGAVAVPFTFNEHVPMIEATVDGIAGQFELDTGARSALTIMRPFAETNHLVERYHASRWATAGFGVGGPAKELLARADALKIGSITLEHPVTLIAGGERGAGAASRVAGNIGGDLLRRFTLTLDYGHKLVYLQPNGGLRTADTFDRSGLWLMRAPDGTVDIADVTAGGPGEAAGLAIGDRIVAVDGINAADIPLSDLRDRLKAAPGTAVTLSTVHADQAPRDVVLRLADLI comes from the coding sequence ATGGGTATCCTGAACAAGCTGTTGCCGGCCTTGATCGGTTTTGCGCTCGCCGCTGCGACGGCCTCGATGGCGGCCGACAATCCGGCGGCCAGGGCGGATCACCTGCTTGCCAAGGCGAAGCAGGCGACGGGCGGTGCCGCTTGGGATCGGCTGAAGAGTCTCAGCGAGCATGGCGCGATCGCGGCCAACGGCGTCGAGGGGACCTATGAGACCCTGACCGACTTGCGCCATGTGCTGAGCGTCCAGCGCTACGTGCTGGGGCCGCTCTCCGGTGCCGAAGGATGGGACGGCAAGACCTCCTGGAGCGCCGACTCGACCAGTCAGGTCCGGATCGAGGAAAGTCAGGCCGCGATTGCGGGCAGGATCCAGCAAGCCTATCGGGCGGCCTATGCCTTCTTCTGGCCGTCGCGTTGGCCGGCGACCCGCGTCTATGTCGGCGACCGGCAGGCCGACGGCGTCACCTACGACGCGATCAAGGTCACGCCGAAGGACGCCGATCCGTTCGAGATCTGGATCGACCGTGCGAGTCATCGGATCGCTCGGGAAGTGCAGATCGTGGGCGAGCAGCCCCATACGCAGATCCTGTCGGACTACCGCGCCGCGGCTGGCGTCCTGCTGCCGTTCGTCAATCGCGATACGATGGGCGAGGCGCAGTTCGACATGGTGGCGACGACGGCCCGTCTCGAGGCCGTCGGCACCGTCAAGGCACAGCGATTCGGAGCGCCGCCCCCGCCCGCGGAGCCGGACCCGTTCCCGCCCGGCCGGGACCAGGTGACGATCCCGTTCACGCTCGCCAACAACCATATCTATCTGAAGGCCACGATCGACGGCCAGGCGCCGCAAACCTTCATCTTCGACACGGGCGCGCCGGCGCTGCTTGACGACGCCCATGCGGCGGCGTTTGGGATCCACCCCGAAGGTGCGTTGCCCGCCGGCGGCTTTGGCGAGAAGGCGGCCGCCATGGGTTTCGCCAAGGTCCCCTCGCTCGATGTCGGCGGCTTCACGTTGCACGACCAGGTGTTCGCCACGCTCGACAACAGCGTGCTCGCCCGGGTCGAGGGCGTCGATTTCGCCGGCCTGCTCGGCTACGAGATCCCGAAGCGGGCGGTGACAGTCATCGACTATGCCAAGGGCGAGATGACCTTGATCCGGCCTGCGGTGTTCCGGCCGCCGCCCGGCGCCGTCGCGGTGCCGTTCACCTTCAACGAGCATGTGCCGATGATCGAGGCGACGGTCGACGGTATCGCGGGCCAGTTCGAGCTTGATACCGGCGCGCGTTCGGCGCTCACGATCATGCGCCCCTTCGCTGAGACCAATCATCTGGTCGAGCGCTATCACGCCAGCCGCTGGGCGACCGCCGGCTTCGGTGTGGGCGGGCCGGCGAAGGAACTGCTGGCCCGCGCGGATGCGCTCAAGATCGGCTCGATCACGCTCGAGCATCCGGTCACCCTTATCGCGGGCGGCGAGCGCGGCGCGGGGGCGGCGTCCCGAGTCGCCGGCAATATCGGCGGCGACCTGTTGAGACGTTTCACGCTCACGCTCGATTACGGCCACAAGCTCGTCTATCTGCAGCCGAACGGCGGGCTCCGCACGGCCGATACCTTCGATCGGTCGGGCCTGTGGCTTATGCGCGCACCGGACGGGACGGTCGATATCGCCGACGTCACGGCCGGCGGGCCGGGCGAGGCGGCCGGCCTTGCAATCGGCGATCGCATCGTCGCGGTCGACGGTATCAATGCTGCGGACATCCCGCTCAGCGACCTGCGCGACCGGCTGAAGGCGGCGCCCGGGACGGCCGTGACGCTGTCGACGGTGCATGCGGACCAGGCGCCGCGCGACGTCGTCCTGAGGCTCGCCGACCTGATCTAG
- a CDS encoding NUDIX hydrolase: protein MPPIDPVSEPLRLELSAVVVAVTAEEPRVLVVGDGAALPSGPLEPYHRTLELGLRAWVEAQTRQPLGYVEQLYTFADRDRAPGHVERVISLSYLGLAREACAMEPGSSWQNWYRYFPWEDWRGGPNRLVVDTILPRLAAWAEEAAESALRRQRTQRIAVTFGATERSWNEDLVLQRFELLYEAGLVPEAARVRPIPADRLVPGEPMQHDHRRILATGIARLRAKIKYRPVVFELMPAAFTLLQLQRAVEALAGRRLHKQNFRRFVEAEGLVEETGEIDVGTGGRPAKLVRFRREVLAERAVSGTKLPLSRTA from the coding sequence ATGCCTCCGATCGATCCGGTTTCCGAGCCGTTGCGGCTCGAGCTGAGTGCCGTCGTGGTCGCGGTGACGGCGGAGGAGCCGCGCGTGCTCGTCGTCGGCGATGGCGCGGCGCTGCCGTCCGGGCCGCTCGAGCCGTACCATCGCACGCTCGAGCTGGGGCTGCGCGCCTGGGTCGAGGCGCAGACGCGCCAACCCCTGGGCTATGTCGAGCAGCTCTATACCTTCGCCGACCGCGACCGGGCGCCGGGCCATGTCGAGCGGGTGATCTCGCTCAGCTACCTCGGGCTCGCGCGCGAGGCCTGCGCCATGGAGCCTGGCAGCAGCTGGCAGAACTGGTATCGCTATTTCCCCTGGGAGGATTGGCGCGGCGGGCCCAATCGCCTCGTCGTCGACACGATCCTGCCGCGACTCGCCGCCTGGGCGGAGGAGGCGGCGGAGTCGGCACTCCGGCGCCAGCGGACGCAGCGCATCGCCGTAACCTTCGGCGCGACCGAGCGCAGCTGGAACGAGGACCTGGTGCTGCAGCGATTCGAGCTGTTGTACGAGGCGGGGCTGGTGCCCGAGGCGGCGCGCGTCCGGCCGATTCCGGCCGACCGGCTCGTGCCGGGCGAGCCGATGCAGCACGACCACCGCCGTATCCTCGCGACCGGCATCGCCAGGCTGCGCGCCAAGATCAAGTACCGGCCCGTGGTGTTCGAACTGATGCCGGCCGCGTTCACGTTGCTGCAGCTGCAGCGAGCGGTCGAGGCGCTGGCCGGCCGCCGGCTGCACAAGCAGAACTTCCGCCGGTTCGTCGAGGCCGAGGGGCTGGTGGAGGAGACCGGCGAGATCGACGTCGGCACCGGCGGCCGCCCGGCGAAGCTCGTGCGCTTCCGCCGCGAGGTCCTGGCCGAGCGTGCGGTTTCCGGAACGAAGCTGCCGCTGTCGCGGACCGCGTAG
- a CDS encoding c-type cytochrome, which produces MMRHRLLAAALLAAGGIFASAGPALADGDAAHGKVVFGRCAACHSLDAGKKLMGPNLNGIVGQKAGAVAGYQYSKAMASSGLTWDDATLDKFLASPTSTVPGTKMLVNVANAQDRADAIAYLKTVK; this is translated from the coding sequence ATGATGCGACACCGCCTTCTCGCCGCGGCCCTGCTGGCCGCCGGCGGCATTTTCGCCTCGGCTGGCCCCGCTTTGGCCGACGGCGATGCCGCGCACGGCAAGGTCGTCTTCGGGCGCTGTGCTGCCTGCCATTCGCTCGACGCCGGCAAGAAGCTAATGGGGCCGAACCTGAACGGCATCGTCGGCCAGAAGGCGGGCGCCGTCGCAGGCTACCAATATTCCAAGGCCATGGCGTCTTCCGGCCTCACCTGGGATGACGCCACGCTCGACAAGTTCCTGGCATCGCCCACCAGCACGGTGCCGGGCACCAAGATGCTGGTCAACGTCGCGAACGCCCAGGACCGGGCCGACGCTATCGCTTACCTGAAGACGGTGAAGTAG
- a CDS encoding xanthine dehydrogenase family protein molybdopterin-binding subunit — translation MGDVSASVSAASRRSFLKGAAATAAGLTIGFHWSGPLRQALADTPKDFAPNAFLRVAPDNTVTVIAKHVELGQGTYTGLATIVAEELDADWSQIRVESAPADARKYNNLDWGPVQGTGGSSAMHNSWTQLRQAGASARAMLVEAAAAEWKVPAASLTVDKGVVHHAATKRQATFGELADKAAAQPVPANVTLKHPKDFKLIGHKLPRVDLPPKTNGTAQFTIDVSFPDMQVALLQRPPLFGATVKSFDGTQAKAVPGVVDVVQVPRGVAVVAKSFWAAKKGRDALKVEWDDSKAEKRGSAEIMAEYRKLAEEPGKTARKDGDPAAALKGAAKTISATYEFPYLAHAPMEPLDAVVKLDANGCEIWAGDQFQTIDQANAAATAGLKPEQVKIHTLLAGGSFGRRANVASDYIVEAVSIAKAMGANGTPIKLQWTREDDIQGGRYRPIYVHKIEAGLDAKGQLVGWQHRIVGQSIIAGTPFAAAFVKDGIDATSVEGAANLPYAVPNLGVELMTTETGVPVLWWRVVGSSHTAYATEVFIDEVAHAAAKDPFAFRQALLAHHPRHKAVLELAAKAGDWGKPLPKGKGRGIAVAEAFGTFVAQVAEVTVAPNGKVKVDRVVCAVDCGIPINPDVIAAQMEGGIGFGLGAVLYGAITMKDGAVEQTNFDGYQVLRIDEMPKVEVHIVPSAEAPTGVGEPGVAPVGPAVANAVFAATGKRIRVLPFATGGMA, via the coding sequence ATGGGTGACGTTTCCGCCTCCGTCTCCGCCGCAAGCCGCCGCAGTTTCCTCAAGGGTGCCGCCGCAACCGCCGCGGGCCTCACCATCGGCTTTCACTGGTCGGGGCCGCTGCGCCAGGCACTCGCCGATACGCCCAAGGATTTCGCGCCGAACGCCTTCCTGCGCGTCGCACCCGACAACACGGTGACGGTGATCGCGAAGCATGTCGAGCTCGGTCAAGGCACCTATACCGGCCTCGCCACCATCGTCGCCGAGGAGCTGGACGCCGACTGGTCGCAGATCCGCGTCGAATCGGCGCCGGCCGACGCCCGCAAGTACAACAACCTCGACTGGGGCCCGGTCCAGGGCACCGGCGGCAGCTCCGCCATGCATAATTCCTGGACGCAGCTGCGCCAGGCCGGCGCCAGCGCCCGCGCCATGCTGGTCGAGGCCGCCGCCGCCGAATGGAAAGTGCCGGCCGCGAGCCTGACGGTCGACAAGGGCGTGGTCCATCACGCCGCGACAAAGCGCCAGGCGACGTTCGGCGAGCTTGCCGACAAGGCCGCGGCGCAGCCGGTGCCGGCCAACGTGACGCTGAAGCATCCCAAGGACTTCAAACTGATCGGCCACAAGCTGCCGCGCGTCGACCTGCCGCCCAAGACCAACGGCACGGCGCAATTCACGATCGACGTGAGCTTCCCCGACATGCAGGTGGCGCTGCTGCAGCGCCCGCCGCTGTTCGGCGCCACGGTCAAGTCGTTCGACGGAACCCAGGCGAAGGCGGTGCCGGGCGTGGTCGACGTGGTCCAGGTGCCGCGCGGCGTCGCCGTCGTCGCCAAGAGCTTCTGGGCGGCGAAGAAAGGCCGCGACGCACTCAAGGTCGAATGGGACGACAGCAAGGCCGAGAAGCGCGGCTCGGCCGAGATCATGGCCGAATACCGCAAGCTCGCGGAGGAGCCGGGCAAGACCGCCCGCAAGGACGGCGATCCGGCGGCGGCGCTCAAGGGGGCGGCGAAGACGATTTCAGCGACCTATGAGTTCCCCTATCTCGCCCACGCGCCGATGGAGCCGCTCGACGCGGTCGTCAAGCTCGACGCCAACGGCTGCGAGATCTGGGCCGGCGACCAGTTCCAGACGATCGACCAGGCGAACGCGGCAGCGACCGCGGGCTTGAAGCCGGAGCAGGTCAAGATCCACACGCTCTTGGCCGGCGGCAGCTTCGGCCGGCGCGCCAACGTGGCGTCGGACTATATCGTCGAGGCGGTTTCGATCGCCAAGGCGATGGGCGCCAACGGCACGCCGATCAAGCTGCAATGGACGCGCGAGGACGACATCCAGGGCGGCCGCTATCGCCCGATCTATGTCCATAAGATCGAGGCGGGCCTCGACGCCAAGGGCCAGCTCGTCGGCTGGCAGCACCGCATCGTCGGCCAGTCGATCATTGCCGGCACGCCGTTCGCGGCGGCGTTTGTCAAGGACGGCATCGACGCGACCTCGGTCGAGGGGGCGGCCAACCTGCCCTATGCCGTGCCGAACCTCGGGGTCGAGCTTATGACGACCGAAACCGGCGTGCCGGTGCTGTGGTGGCGCGTCGTCGGCAGCTCGCACACGGCCTATGCCACGGAGGTGTTCATCGACGAAGTGGCGCATGCCGCCGCGAAGGACCCGTTCGCGTTCCGCCAGGCGCTGCTCGCCCATCATCCACGGCACAAGGCGGTGCTGGAGCTGGCCGCGAAGGCCGGCGACTGGGGCAAGCCGCTGCCGAAGGGCAAGGGCCGCGGCATCGCCGTCGCCGAGGCGTTCGGCACGTTCGTGGCGCAGGTCGCCGAGGTGACGGTGGCGCCCAACGGCAAGGTCAAGGTCGACCGCGTCGTCTGCGCCGTCGACTGCGGCATCCCGATCAATCCGGACGTGATCGCGGCCCAGATGGAGGGCGGCATCGGCTTCGGGCTCGGCGCCGTGCTCTACGGCGCCATCACCATGAAGGATGGTGCGGTCGAGCAGACGAACTTCGATGGCTACCAGGTGCTGCGCATCGACGAGATGCCGAAGGTTGAGGTGCATATCGTGCCGTCGGCCGAGGCGCCGACCGGCGTCGGCGAGCCGGGCGTGGCACCGGTCGGCCCGGCCGTCGCCAACGCCGTATTCGCCGCGACCGGCAAGCGCATCCGCGTCCTGCCGTTCGCGACCGGCGGCATGGCCTGA
- a CDS encoding (2Fe-2S)-binding protein — protein MAISFTLNGKATTLDADPDMPLLWAIREVAGLHGTKFGCGMAQCGACTVHIEGQATRSCVTPLSAVEGQHVTTIEGIESKAAKAVQAAWVQLQVPQCGYCQSGQIMSATALLEQNPKPTDSDIDGAMSGNICRCSTYPRIRAAIHAAAHTMEG, from the coding sequence ATGGCCATCTCCTTCACCCTGAACGGCAAGGCGACCACGCTCGATGCCGATCCAGACATGCCGCTCCTGTGGGCGATCCGCGAAGTCGCCGGCCTGCACGGCACCAAGTTCGGCTGCGGCATGGCGCAGTGCGGCGCCTGCACGGTCCATATCGAGGGGCAGGCGACGCGCTCCTGCGTGACGCCGCTCTCCGCGGTCGAGGGACAGCATGTCACCACGATCGAAGGCATCGAGAGCAAGGCGGCGAAGGCCGTGCAGGCCGCCTGGGTCCAACTGCAGGTGCCGCAGTGCGGCTACTGCCAATCCGGCCAGATCATGTCCGCGACCGCGCTGCTCGAGCAGAACCCGAAGCCGACCGATAGCGACATCGACGGCGCCATGAGCGGCAATATCTGTCGCTGTTCGACCTATCCGCGCATCCGGGCTGCGATTCACGCGGCCGCCCATACGATGGAGGGTTGA
- the nadA gene encoding quinolinate synthase NadA gives MPVLSAAARSTPMPDRLARVIPPIEWPFFADDIAAIERLKRQRNAIVLAHNYQTPEIFHGVADIVGDSLALAREAVRVEADVIVLAGVHFMAETAKLLNPGRTVLIPDAAAGCSLAASITGADVRLLRERYPGVPVVAYVNTSAEVKAEADICCTSGNAVKIVESLGVPRVIMLPDQYLAKNVAAETKVEIIAWAGQCEVHERFTAADIATLRQSHPGVVVLAHPECPREVVEAADFAGSTAAMVGYVGTRRPARVAMVTECSMADNVSVDYPDIEFVRPCNLCPHMKRITLAKIRRALETMAPEVTIPEDLADRARRSVERMIEIG, from the coding sequence ATGCCTGTTCTCTCCGCCGCGGCCCGCAGCACGCCTATGCCCGACCGGCTGGCCCGCGTCATCCCGCCGATCGAATGGCCGTTCTTCGCCGACGACATCGCCGCGATCGAGCGGCTGAAGCGCCAGCGCAACGCCATCGTGCTCGCGCACAATTACCAGACGCCGGAGATCTTCCACGGCGTCGCCGACATCGTCGGCGATTCGCTGGCGCTGGCGCGCGAGGCCGTGCGGGTCGAGGCCGACGTGATCGTGCTGGCCGGCGTGCATTTCATGGCCGAGACGGCGAAGCTGCTCAATCCGGGCCGCACCGTGCTGATCCCCGATGCGGCGGCCGGCTGCTCGCTCGCGGCCTCGATCACCGGCGCCGATGTGCGGTTGTTGCGCGAGCGCTATCCGGGCGTGCCGGTCGTGGCCTATGTCAACACCTCGGCCGAAGTGAAGGCGGAGGCGGATATCTGCTGCACCTCCGGCAATGCTGTGAAGATCGTGGAATCGCTTGGCGTCCCGCGCGTCATCATGCTGCCGGACCAGTATCTGGCGAAGAATGTCGCGGCCGAGACGAAGGTCGAGATCATCGCCTGGGCCGGTCAGTGCGAGGTGCACGAGCGCTTCACCGCCGCCGACATCGCGACCCTGCGGCAGAGCCATCCGGGTGTCGTCGTGCTGGCCCATCCGGAATGCCCGCGCGAGGTGGTCGAGGCGGCGGACTTCGCCGGCTCGACCGCCGCCATGGTGGGCTATGTCGGCACGCGCCGGCCCGCGCGCGTGGCGATGGTCACGGAATGCTCGATGGCCGACAATGTCTCGGTCGATTATCCCGACATCGAATTCGTGCGGCCGTGCAACCTGTGCCCGCACATGAAGCGCATCACGCTCGCGAAGATCCGCCGCGCGCTCGAGACGATGGCGCCGGAAGTGACCATCCCGGAGGATCTCGCCGACCGGGCGCGCCGGTCGGTCGAACGCATGATCGAGATCGGCTAG
- a CDS encoding L-aspartate oxidase: MTLNLNELAGRPVIVGAGLAGLVAALALAPRPVVVVTKATLGAGAASGWAQGGVAAAVLPGDAPALHAADTIAAGAGLCDPAMVEHVTGAAPAAIEVLLRYGVPFDRDVEGRLLASLEAAHGRPRVLHVGGDTSGREIMAAVVAAVRATPSITVLEATAVHRLIADGRMLGVALAGDGESGVLPTGRVLLATGGLGGLWRHTTNPPGAVGQGPALAAEAGLPLVDLEFMQFHPTAIDVGADPMPLASEALRGDGAVLIDEAGRRFMAGVPRQELAPRDVVARAVWAELEAGRQVFLDGRQAIGARFPDRFPAVTAVCRAAGIDPVTMPIPVRPAAHYHMGGIPTDVHGRTALAGLWAAGECASTGLHGANRLASNSLLEAVVMGEAAARDMSGYEAADAEGNLPVPSTRPADPDGLAEIRRILGAHVGVRRDATGLTRAIAALAPLAARPTAAAGPALVALMMAVAALDRPESRGSHYRADHPHPVAALALSRPLDAAEALRRLQSLREEGFAA, from the coding sequence ATGACGCTGAACCTGAATGAACTGGCCGGGCGGCCGGTCATCGTCGGCGCGGGGCTGGCCGGGCTCGTCGCCGCCCTGGCGCTGGCGCCGCGTCCCGTCGTGGTCGTGACCAAGGCGACGCTTGGCGCCGGTGCTGCCAGCGGCTGGGCACAGGGCGGGGTCGCCGCTGCCGTGCTGCCCGGCGATGCGCCGGCGCTGCACGCGGCCGACACGATTGCCGCCGGCGCCGGCCTGTGCGACCCGGCGATGGTCGAGCATGTGACGGGCGCCGCACCGGCAGCGATCGAGGTGCTGCTGAGATACGGCGTGCCGTTCGACCGCGACGTCGAGGGCCGGCTGCTGGCCAGCCTCGAGGCTGCGCACGGCCGGCCGCGGGTGCTGCATGTCGGCGGCGACACCTCCGGCCGCGAGATCATGGCAGCCGTCGTGGCGGCGGTGCGTGCGACGCCGTCGATCACGGTGCTCGAGGCGACGGCGGTTCATCGGCTGATCGCCGACGGCCGGATGCTGGGCGTGGCGCTCGCCGGTGATGGCGAGAGCGGCGTGCTGCCGACCGGGCGGGTGCTGCTCGCGACCGGTGGCCTCGGTGGGCTCTGGCGTCACACGACCAACCCGCCGGGTGCCGTCGGGCAGGGGCCGGCGCTGGCCGCGGAGGCCGGCCTGCCGCTGGTCGATCTCGAATTCATGCAGTTCCACCCGACCGCGATCGACGTCGGCGCCGATCCGATGCCGCTCGCGAGCGAGGCGCTGCGCGGCGACGGCGCCGTGCTGATCGACGAGGCGGGCCGGCGTTTCATGGCCGGCGTGCCGCGGCAGGAGCTGGCGCCGCGCGACGTGGTGGCGCGCGCGGTCTGGGCCGAGCTCGAGGCCGGTCGCCAGGTGTTCCTCGATGGACGTCAAGCGATCGGCGCGCGCTTTCCCGATCGTTTCCCTGCGGTCACCGCGGTCTGCCGCGCTGCCGGCATCGACCCGGTCACCATGCCGATCCCGGTTCGGCCGGCGGCCCACTACCATATGGGCGGCATCCCGACCGACGTGCACGGCCGGACCGCGCTTGCAGGCCTGTGGGCCGCCGGCGAGTGCGCCTCGACCGGCCTGCACGGCGCCAACCGCCTCGCGTCCAACTCGCTGCTCGAGGCGGTCGTCATGGGTGAGGCGGCAGCACGCGACATGTCCGGATACGAGGCGGCGGACGCCGAGGGCAACTTGCCGGTCCCGTCGACGCGTCCGGCCGATCCGGACGGGCTCGCCGAAATCCGCCGTATCCTCGGCGCCCATGTCGGCGTTCGGCGTGACGCCACGGGCCTGACCCGGGCGATTGCGGCATTGGCGCCGCTTGCCGCCCGCCCGACTGCGGCCGCAGGACCGGCGCTGGTCGCGCTCATGATGGCGGTCGCGGCGCTCGACCGGCCGGAAAGCCGTGGCAGCCACTACCGGGCCGACCATCCCCATCCGGTCGCAGCCCTCGCCCTTAGCCGGCCGCTCGACGCTGCTGAAGCCCTGCGGCGGCTCCAGTCCCTCCGTGAAGAAGGATTTGCCGCATGA